Proteins co-encoded in one Conger conger chromosome 4, fConCon1.1, whole genome shotgun sequence genomic window:
- the LOC133127490 gene encoding uncharacterized protein LOC133127490 isoform X3, whose amino-acid sequence MLSESKKLNMARGGERAVYYIFAGVVLATALLPDFLGAGPVGHRQKGDAGETKLVRHKRNISWYKQHSDFWNWYKYFTDTGNTKGVEELDRVYLTYLQNKNRAEGRRSYKLYLRHLGDIYKSCAESDDPNCVASYTTRPKPTPKPEPPKPAPMKTCDPYRDLYCLFSMMYPKAPIRAPAPVKAPAPVLAPVAPGKSPASGYYYYSPIQKPFLSAQQKAELLRICDAKDVECMQYHLRAAYGYTPSGGPAPSYAHLGCDPERDLNCRPQLVQKAPSGMFHRYPTCDLTTDPYCLMRMHQAGQNQEAAAPPSALKRPCNPLVDNGCNPLTATRFVDLSRYMQTQEKGREQDPQDEPAPARGLACDPRYDSYCQYHVTTAAMMRRPPAPPPPPTEEPLVHPELGVRGKTKEGYTCYIGYDKECYPLPGRRVAQTWPSARAFGFGRGLRREEAYEPHLNEDGTRNGVIEPDPDCDPEYDFNCRLRRADSPAQPRPAVPAPEERPQEQQVTEEHRDEPDRHEEPHHQGEPYEEEPRHQQDPYAQAPGYEQHHHEQQPEAPAYDQQHYEPYQSGQEDPYASQDQPGSQFDSLGGYGDQYPRYDDGQDHRSYTGVYRKK is encoded by the exons ATGTTATCG GAATCAAAGAAGCTGAACATGGCCCGTGGCGGAGAACGAGCAGTCTATTATATTTTCGCGGGAGTGGTGCTTGCTACAGCGTTATTACCGG ACTTTCTGGGGGCTGGTCCAGTGGGACATCGACAAAAAGGAGACG CTGGAGAAACAAAGCTTGTTCGTCACAAGAGGAACATCAGTTGGTACAAGCAGCACTCTGACTTCTGGAACTGGTACAAGTACTTCACAGATACAGGCAACACTAAGGGA GTAGAGGAGCTGGACCGCGTTTACCTTACATACCTGCAGAACAAAAACCGGGCAGAGGGACGGCGCTCCTACAAACTATACTTACGCCACCTGGGGGATATCTACAAGTCATGTGCTGAGTCAGATGACCCAAACTGTGTAGCCTCCTACACCACCAGGCCTAAGCCTACGCCGAAACCTGAGCCCCCCAAGCCGGCGCCCATGAAGACGTGCGACCCATACAGAGACCTCTATTGCCTGTTCTCCATGATGTACCCCAAGGCCCCCATTAGGGCCCCTGCCCCGGTCAAAGCCCCCGCCCCAGTGCTCGCCCCTGTGGCACCAGGCAAGTCTCCTGCATccggctactactactactccccAATCCAGAAACCCTTCCTGTCGGCCCAGCAGAAGGCAGAGCTCCTGCGTATCTGCGATGCCAAAGACGTGGAGTGCATGCAGTACCACCTGCGCGCCGCCTATGGCTACACGCCATCCggcggccccgccccctcctacGCCCACCTCGGCTGCGACCCCGAGAGGGACCTGAACTGCAGGCCGCAGCTGGTGCAGAAGGCCCCTTCCGGCATGTTCCACCGCTACCCAACCTGCGACCTAACGACTGACCCCTACTGCCTCATGAGGATGCACCAGGCCGGCCAGAACCAGGAGGCAGCGGCGCCCCCTTCCGCCCTGAAGCGGCCCTgcaacccgctggtggacaacGGATGTAACCCCCTGACCGCGACGCGGTTCGTCGACCTCAGCCGGTACATGCAGACgcaggagaaggggagggagcagGACCCTCAGGACGAGCCGGCGCCAGCCCGCGGCTTGGCCTGCGATCCCCGCTACGACTCCTACTGCCAGTACCACGTCACCACCGCCGCCATGATGAGACGGCCCCCAgctccgcccccgccccccaccgaGGAGCCACTCGTCCACCCAGAGCTGGGCGTTAGAGGCAAGACCAAGGAGGGCTACACCTGCTACATCGGCTACGACAAGGAGTGCTACCCGCTGCCCGGCCGGAGGGTCGCCCAGACCTGGCCGAGCGCCAGGGCGTTCGGGTTCGGCCGCGGGCTCCGTCGAGAGGAGGCCTACGAGCCGCACCTCAACGAAGACGGCACCAGGAACGGGGTGATCGAACCCGACCCTGACTGCGACCCCGAGTACGACTTTAACTGTCGCCTGCGCCGCGCCGATTCCCCCGCCCAGCCCCGACCGGCCGTACCAGCCCCGGAGGAGAGGCCCCAGGAGCAGCAGGTGACAGAGGAGCACAGGGATGAGCCGGACCGCCACGAGGAGCctcaccaccagggggagccctACGAGGAAGAGCCGCGCCACCAGCAGGATCCTTACGCCCAGGCTCCTGGATATGAGCAGCATCACCACGAGCAGCAGCCTGAGGCCCCAGCTTACGACCAGCAGCATTATGAGCCCTACCAGAGCGGCCAGGAAGACCCCTATGCCAGCCAGGACCAGCCTGGCTCACAGTTCGATAGCCTGGGAGGATATGGCGACCAGTACCCCCGCTATGATGATGGCCAAGATCACCGTTCTTACACTGGAGTGTACCGGAAAAAGTAA
- the LOC133127490 gene encoding uncharacterized protein LOC133127490 isoform X1 — translation MLSVTFCSNVISTLNAVSEVESKKLNMARGGERAVYYIFAGVVLATALLPDFLGAGPVGHRQKGDAGETKLVRHKRNISWYKQHSDFWNWYKYFTDTGNTKGVEELDRVYLTYLQNKNRAEGRRSYKLYLRHLGDIYKSCAESDDPNCVASYTTRPKPTPKPEPPKPAPMKTCDPYRDLYCLFSMMYPKAPIRAPAPVKAPAPVLAPVAPGKSPASGYYYYSPIQKPFLSAQQKAELLRICDAKDVECMQYHLRAAYGYTPSGGPAPSYAHLGCDPERDLNCRPQLVQKAPSGMFHRYPTCDLTTDPYCLMRMHQAGQNQEAAAPPSALKRPCNPLVDNGCNPLTATRFVDLSRYMQTQEKGREQDPQDEPAPARGLACDPRYDSYCQYHVTTAAMMRRPPAPPPPPTEEPLVHPELGVRGKTKEGYTCYIGYDKECYPLPGRRVAQTWPSARAFGFGRGLRREEAYEPHLNEDGTRNGVIEPDPDCDPEYDFNCRLRRADSPAQPRPAVPAPEERPQEQQVTEEHRDEPDRHEEPHHQGEPYEEEPRHQQDPYAQAPGYEQHHHEQQPEAPAYDQQHYEPYQSGQEDPYASQDQPGSQFDSLGGYGDQYPRYDDGQDHRSYTGVYRKK, via the exons ATGTTATCGGTAACCTTTTGTTCCAACGTAATTTCAACGTTGAATGCGGTTTCAGAGGTG GAATCAAAGAAGCTGAACATGGCCCGTGGCGGAGAACGAGCAGTCTATTATATTTTCGCGGGAGTGGTGCTTGCTACAGCGTTATTACCGG ACTTTCTGGGGGCTGGTCCAGTGGGACATCGACAAAAAGGAGACG CTGGAGAAACAAAGCTTGTTCGTCACAAGAGGAACATCAGTTGGTACAAGCAGCACTCTGACTTCTGGAACTGGTACAAGTACTTCACAGATACAGGCAACACTAAGGGA GTAGAGGAGCTGGACCGCGTTTACCTTACATACCTGCAGAACAAAAACCGGGCAGAGGGACGGCGCTCCTACAAACTATACTTACGCCACCTGGGGGATATCTACAAGTCATGTGCTGAGTCAGATGACCCAAACTGTGTAGCCTCCTACACCACCAGGCCTAAGCCTACGCCGAAACCTGAGCCCCCCAAGCCGGCGCCCATGAAGACGTGCGACCCATACAGAGACCTCTATTGCCTGTTCTCCATGATGTACCCCAAGGCCCCCATTAGGGCCCCTGCCCCGGTCAAAGCCCCCGCCCCAGTGCTCGCCCCTGTGGCACCAGGCAAGTCTCCTGCATccggctactactactactccccAATCCAGAAACCCTTCCTGTCGGCCCAGCAGAAGGCAGAGCTCCTGCGTATCTGCGATGCCAAAGACGTGGAGTGCATGCAGTACCACCTGCGCGCCGCCTATGGCTACACGCCATCCggcggccccgccccctcctacGCCCACCTCGGCTGCGACCCCGAGAGGGACCTGAACTGCAGGCCGCAGCTGGTGCAGAAGGCCCCTTCCGGCATGTTCCACCGCTACCCAACCTGCGACCTAACGACTGACCCCTACTGCCTCATGAGGATGCACCAGGCCGGCCAGAACCAGGAGGCAGCGGCGCCCCCTTCCGCCCTGAAGCGGCCCTgcaacccgctggtggacaacGGATGTAACCCCCTGACCGCGACGCGGTTCGTCGACCTCAGCCGGTACATGCAGACgcaggagaaggggagggagcagGACCCTCAGGACGAGCCGGCGCCAGCCCGCGGCTTGGCCTGCGATCCCCGCTACGACTCCTACTGCCAGTACCACGTCACCACCGCCGCCATGATGAGACGGCCCCCAgctccgcccccgccccccaccgaGGAGCCACTCGTCCACCCAGAGCTGGGCGTTAGAGGCAAGACCAAGGAGGGCTACACCTGCTACATCGGCTACGACAAGGAGTGCTACCCGCTGCCCGGCCGGAGGGTCGCCCAGACCTGGCCGAGCGCCAGGGCGTTCGGGTTCGGCCGCGGGCTCCGTCGAGAGGAGGCCTACGAGCCGCACCTCAACGAAGACGGCACCAGGAACGGGGTGATCGAACCCGACCCTGACTGCGACCCCGAGTACGACTTTAACTGTCGCCTGCGCCGCGCCGATTCCCCCGCCCAGCCCCGACCGGCCGTACCAGCCCCGGAGGAGAGGCCCCAGGAGCAGCAGGTGACAGAGGAGCACAGGGATGAGCCGGACCGCCACGAGGAGCctcaccaccagggggagccctACGAGGAAGAGCCGCGCCACCAGCAGGATCCTTACGCCCAGGCTCCTGGATATGAGCAGCATCACCACGAGCAGCAGCCTGAGGCCCCAGCTTACGACCAGCAGCATTATGAGCCCTACCAGAGCGGCCAGGAAGACCCCTATGCCAGCCAGGACCAGCCTGGCTCACAGTTCGATAGCCTGGGAGGATATGGCGACCAGTACCCCCGCTATGATGATGGCCAAGATCACCGTTCTTACACTGGAGTGTACCGGAAAAAGTAA
- the LOC133127490 gene encoding uncharacterized protein LOC133127490 isoform X4, with protein sequence MARGGERAVYYIFAGVVLATALLPDFLGAGPVGHRQKGDAGETKLVRHKRNISWYKQHSDFWNWYKYFTDTGNTKGVEELDRVYLTYLQNKNRAEGRRSYKLYLRHLGDIYKSCAESDDPNCVASYTTRPKPTPKPEPPKPAPMKTCDPYRDLYCLFSMMYPKAPIRAPAPVKAPAPVLAPVAPGKSPASGYYYYSPIQKPFLSAQQKAELLRICDAKDVECMQYHLRAAYGYTPSGGPAPSYAHLGCDPERDLNCRPQLVQKAPSGMFHRYPTCDLTTDPYCLMRMHQAGQNQEAAAPPSALKRPCNPLVDNGCNPLTATRFVDLSRYMQTQEKGREQDPQDEPAPARGLACDPRYDSYCQYHVTTAAMMRRPPAPPPPPTEEPLVHPELGVRGKTKEGYTCYIGYDKECYPLPGRRVAQTWPSARAFGFGRGLRREEAYEPHLNEDGTRNGVIEPDPDCDPEYDFNCRLRRADSPAQPRPAVPAPEERPQEQQVTEEHRDEPDRHEEPHHQGEPYEEEPRHQQDPYAQAPGYEQHHHEQQPEAPAYDQQHYEPYQSGQEDPYASQDQPGSQFDSLGGYGDQYPRYDDGQDHRSYTGVYRKK encoded by the exons ATGGCCCGTGGCGGAGAACGAGCAGTCTATTATATTTTCGCGGGAGTGGTGCTTGCTACAGCGTTATTACCGG ACTTTCTGGGGGCTGGTCCAGTGGGACATCGACAAAAAGGAGACG CTGGAGAAACAAAGCTTGTTCGTCACAAGAGGAACATCAGTTGGTACAAGCAGCACTCTGACTTCTGGAACTGGTACAAGTACTTCACAGATACAGGCAACACTAAGGGA GTAGAGGAGCTGGACCGCGTTTACCTTACATACCTGCAGAACAAAAACCGGGCAGAGGGACGGCGCTCCTACAAACTATACTTACGCCACCTGGGGGATATCTACAAGTCATGTGCTGAGTCAGATGACCCAAACTGTGTAGCCTCCTACACCACCAGGCCTAAGCCTACGCCGAAACCTGAGCCCCCCAAGCCGGCGCCCATGAAGACGTGCGACCCATACAGAGACCTCTATTGCCTGTTCTCCATGATGTACCCCAAGGCCCCCATTAGGGCCCCTGCCCCGGTCAAAGCCCCCGCCCCAGTGCTCGCCCCTGTGGCACCAGGCAAGTCTCCTGCATccggctactactactactccccAATCCAGAAACCCTTCCTGTCGGCCCAGCAGAAGGCAGAGCTCCTGCGTATCTGCGATGCCAAAGACGTGGAGTGCATGCAGTACCACCTGCGCGCCGCCTATGGCTACACGCCATCCggcggccccgccccctcctacGCCCACCTCGGCTGCGACCCCGAGAGGGACCTGAACTGCAGGCCGCAGCTGGTGCAGAAGGCCCCTTCCGGCATGTTCCACCGCTACCCAACCTGCGACCTAACGACTGACCCCTACTGCCTCATGAGGATGCACCAGGCCGGCCAGAACCAGGAGGCAGCGGCGCCCCCTTCCGCCCTGAAGCGGCCCTgcaacccgctggtggacaacGGATGTAACCCCCTGACCGCGACGCGGTTCGTCGACCTCAGCCGGTACATGCAGACgcaggagaaggggagggagcagGACCCTCAGGACGAGCCGGCGCCAGCCCGCGGCTTGGCCTGCGATCCCCGCTACGACTCCTACTGCCAGTACCACGTCACCACCGCCGCCATGATGAGACGGCCCCCAgctccgcccccgccccccaccgaGGAGCCACTCGTCCACCCAGAGCTGGGCGTTAGAGGCAAGACCAAGGAGGGCTACACCTGCTACATCGGCTACGACAAGGAGTGCTACCCGCTGCCCGGCCGGAGGGTCGCCCAGACCTGGCCGAGCGCCAGGGCGTTCGGGTTCGGCCGCGGGCTCCGTCGAGAGGAGGCCTACGAGCCGCACCTCAACGAAGACGGCACCAGGAACGGGGTGATCGAACCCGACCCTGACTGCGACCCCGAGTACGACTTTAACTGTCGCCTGCGCCGCGCCGATTCCCCCGCCCAGCCCCGACCGGCCGTACCAGCCCCGGAGGAGAGGCCCCAGGAGCAGCAGGTGACAGAGGAGCACAGGGATGAGCCGGACCGCCACGAGGAGCctcaccaccagggggagccctACGAGGAAGAGCCGCGCCACCAGCAGGATCCTTACGCCCAGGCTCCTGGATATGAGCAGCATCACCACGAGCAGCAGCCTGAGGCCCCAGCTTACGACCAGCAGCATTATGAGCCCTACCAGAGCGGCCAGGAAGACCCCTATGCCAGCCAGGACCAGCCTGGCTCACAGTTCGATAGCCTGGGAGGATATGGCGACCAGTACCCCCGCTATGATGATGGCCAAGATCACCGTTCTTACACTGGAGTGTACCGGAAAAAGTAA
- the LOC133127490 gene encoding uncharacterized protein LOC133127490 isoform X2, translating to MLSVTFCSNVISTLNAVSEESKKLNMARGGERAVYYIFAGVVLATALLPDFLGAGPVGHRQKGDAGETKLVRHKRNISWYKQHSDFWNWYKYFTDTGNTKGVEELDRVYLTYLQNKNRAEGRRSYKLYLRHLGDIYKSCAESDDPNCVASYTTRPKPTPKPEPPKPAPMKTCDPYRDLYCLFSMMYPKAPIRAPAPVKAPAPVLAPVAPGKSPASGYYYYSPIQKPFLSAQQKAELLRICDAKDVECMQYHLRAAYGYTPSGGPAPSYAHLGCDPERDLNCRPQLVQKAPSGMFHRYPTCDLTTDPYCLMRMHQAGQNQEAAAPPSALKRPCNPLVDNGCNPLTATRFVDLSRYMQTQEKGREQDPQDEPAPARGLACDPRYDSYCQYHVTTAAMMRRPPAPPPPPTEEPLVHPELGVRGKTKEGYTCYIGYDKECYPLPGRRVAQTWPSARAFGFGRGLRREEAYEPHLNEDGTRNGVIEPDPDCDPEYDFNCRLRRADSPAQPRPAVPAPEERPQEQQVTEEHRDEPDRHEEPHHQGEPYEEEPRHQQDPYAQAPGYEQHHHEQQPEAPAYDQQHYEPYQSGQEDPYASQDQPGSQFDSLGGYGDQYPRYDDGQDHRSYTGVYRKK from the exons ATGTTATCGGTAACCTTTTGTTCCAACGTAATTTCAACGTTGAATGCGGTTTCAGAG GAATCAAAGAAGCTGAACATGGCCCGTGGCGGAGAACGAGCAGTCTATTATATTTTCGCGGGAGTGGTGCTTGCTACAGCGTTATTACCGG ACTTTCTGGGGGCTGGTCCAGTGGGACATCGACAAAAAGGAGACG CTGGAGAAACAAAGCTTGTTCGTCACAAGAGGAACATCAGTTGGTACAAGCAGCACTCTGACTTCTGGAACTGGTACAAGTACTTCACAGATACAGGCAACACTAAGGGA GTAGAGGAGCTGGACCGCGTTTACCTTACATACCTGCAGAACAAAAACCGGGCAGAGGGACGGCGCTCCTACAAACTATACTTACGCCACCTGGGGGATATCTACAAGTCATGTGCTGAGTCAGATGACCCAAACTGTGTAGCCTCCTACACCACCAGGCCTAAGCCTACGCCGAAACCTGAGCCCCCCAAGCCGGCGCCCATGAAGACGTGCGACCCATACAGAGACCTCTATTGCCTGTTCTCCATGATGTACCCCAAGGCCCCCATTAGGGCCCCTGCCCCGGTCAAAGCCCCCGCCCCAGTGCTCGCCCCTGTGGCACCAGGCAAGTCTCCTGCATccggctactactactactccccAATCCAGAAACCCTTCCTGTCGGCCCAGCAGAAGGCAGAGCTCCTGCGTATCTGCGATGCCAAAGACGTGGAGTGCATGCAGTACCACCTGCGCGCCGCCTATGGCTACACGCCATCCggcggccccgccccctcctacGCCCACCTCGGCTGCGACCCCGAGAGGGACCTGAACTGCAGGCCGCAGCTGGTGCAGAAGGCCCCTTCCGGCATGTTCCACCGCTACCCAACCTGCGACCTAACGACTGACCCCTACTGCCTCATGAGGATGCACCAGGCCGGCCAGAACCAGGAGGCAGCGGCGCCCCCTTCCGCCCTGAAGCGGCCCTgcaacccgctggtggacaacGGATGTAACCCCCTGACCGCGACGCGGTTCGTCGACCTCAGCCGGTACATGCAGACgcaggagaaggggagggagcagGACCCTCAGGACGAGCCGGCGCCAGCCCGCGGCTTGGCCTGCGATCCCCGCTACGACTCCTACTGCCAGTACCACGTCACCACCGCCGCCATGATGAGACGGCCCCCAgctccgcccccgccccccaccgaGGAGCCACTCGTCCACCCAGAGCTGGGCGTTAGAGGCAAGACCAAGGAGGGCTACACCTGCTACATCGGCTACGACAAGGAGTGCTACCCGCTGCCCGGCCGGAGGGTCGCCCAGACCTGGCCGAGCGCCAGGGCGTTCGGGTTCGGCCGCGGGCTCCGTCGAGAGGAGGCCTACGAGCCGCACCTCAACGAAGACGGCACCAGGAACGGGGTGATCGAACCCGACCCTGACTGCGACCCCGAGTACGACTTTAACTGTCGCCTGCGCCGCGCCGATTCCCCCGCCCAGCCCCGACCGGCCGTACCAGCCCCGGAGGAGAGGCCCCAGGAGCAGCAGGTGACAGAGGAGCACAGGGATGAGCCGGACCGCCACGAGGAGCctcaccaccagggggagccctACGAGGAAGAGCCGCGCCACCAGCAGGATCCTTACGCCCAGGCTCCTGGATATGAGCAGCATCACCACGAGCAGCAGCCTGAGGCCCCAGCTTACGACCAGCAGCATTATGAGCCCTACCAGAGCGGCCAGGAAGACCCCTATGCCAGCCAGGACCAGCCTGGCTCACAGTTCGATAGCCTGGGAGGATATGGCGACCAGTACCCCCGCTATGATGATGGCCAAGATCACCGTTCTTACACTGGAGTGTACCGGAAAAAGTAA